From Agelaius phoeniceus isolate bAgePho1 chromosome 19, bAgePho1.hap1, whole genome shotgun sequence, a single genomic window includes:
- the GCGR gene encoding glucagon receptor isoform X1: MWSRGGMSQPRLLTLLALLLCCQGPSAQITDNVVERWKEYSEECQRNMSLQPAPTELVCNRTFDKFSCWPDTMPNSTASVPCPWFLPWYQKVKHRHVFKTCGPDGQWVTGPRGQSLRDATQCEQDDEDLKAQEKFAKTYGSFKVMYTVGYSVSLCALLLALALLLGFSKLHCMRNYIHMNLFASFILKGVSVLVIDALLKTHYSDKIDGYNVQVWLSDEAAAGCRAATVFMQYGIVANYCWLLVEGIYLHNLLVVAVFSERSYFTLYLCIGWGAPMLFLIPWVIVKFLYENIQCWSTNNNMGFWWILRFPVFLAILINFFIFIRIIQILVSKLRAHQMRYTDYKFRWVLDVALPESPRHTRLCSHPRPPSHRLARSTLTLIPLLGIHEVVFAFITDEHAQGTLRYVKLFFDLFLSSFQGLLVAILYCFVNKEVQAELLKRWQRWKLGKDLAEEYKHTYSHAPSARNGAGSTCEKHQLVSGCTNGLGRSLGPQAGAQRLERSGRSTAEHLALGGHHHCYEFPETTAESHF, translated from the exons ATGTGGTCCAGAGGAGGGATGTCCCAGCCACGTCTCCTCACCCTGCTGgcgctgctgctctgctgccag GGCCCCTCTGCCCAGATCACGGATAACGTCGTGGAGAGATGGAAGGAGTACAGCGAGGAGTGCCAGCGCAACATGAGCCTCCAGCCCGCGCCCACGG agctggtCTGTAACCGCACCTTCGACAAGTTCTCCTGCTGGCCCGACACGATGCCCAACAGCACAGCCAGTGTGCCCTGCCCCTGGTTCCTGCCCTGGTACCAGAAAG TGAAGCACAGACACGTCTTCAAGACCTGTGGGCCGGACGGACAGTGGGTGACAGGCCCGCGGGGACAGTCCCTGCGCGATGCCACACAGTGTGAGCAGGATGACGAGGACCTGAAGGCGCAG GAAAAGTTTGCCAAGACCTATGGCAGCTTCAAGGTGATGTACACTGTGGGCtactctgtgtccctgtgtgcgcTGCTGCtcgccctggccctgctgctgggcttcAG CAAGCTGCACTGCATGAGGAACTACATCCACATGAACCTGTTCGCCTCCTTCATCCTGAAGGGCGTCTCCGTGCTGGTCATCGACGCCCTGCTCAAAACCCACTACAGCGACAAGATCGACGGCTACAACGTGCAAGTGTGGCTGAGCGACGAG gcagctgcaggctgcagggcagccacGGTCTTCATGCAGTACGGCATCGTGGCCAACTACTGCTGGCTGCTGGTGGAAGGCATCTACCTGCACAACCTGCTGGTGGTGGCCGTCTTCTCCGAGAGGAGCTACTTCACCCTCTACCTGTGCATCGGCTGGG GGGCACCCATGCTGTTCCTCATTCCCTGGGTCATTGTGAAGTTCCTCTATGAAAACATACA GTGCTGGTCCACAAACAACAACATGGGCTTCTGGTGGATCCTTCGCTTCCCCGTGTTCCTGGCCATCCTG ATCAACTTCTTCATCTTCATCCGCATCATTCAGATCCTTGTTTCCAAGCTCCGTGCACACCAGATGCGCTACACTGACTACAAGTTCAGGTGGGTGCTGGACGTGGCTCTCCCTGAGTCCCCACGGCACACACGGCTGTGTTCCCACCCGAGACCCCCGTCCCACAGGCTGGCCAGGTCCACGCTGACGCTCATCCCACTGCTGGGCATCCACGAGGTGGTCTTTGCCTTCATCACGGACGAGCACGCCCAGGGCACGCTGCGCTACGTCAAGCTCTTCTTCGACCTCTTCCTGAGCTCCTTCCAG GGTTTGCTGGTGGCCATTCTCTACTGCTTCGTCAACAAGGAG gtgcaggcagagctgctgaagcGGTGGCAGCGCTGGAAGCTGGGGAAGGACCTGGCTGAGGAGTACAAGCACACCTACAGCCACGCACCCAGTGCCCGCAACGGCGCCGGCAGCACCTGCGAGAAGCACCAGCTGGTGAGCGGCTGCACCAACGGGCTGGGGCGCAGCCTGGGCCCCCAGGCCGGCGCCCAGCGCCTGGAGAGGAGCGGGCGCAGCACCGCAGAGCACCTCGCCCTCGGGGGCCATCACCACTGCTACGAGTTTCCTGAGACCACGGCCGAGAGCCATTTCTGA
- the GCGR gene encoding glucagon receptor isoform X2: protein MWSRGGMSQPRLLTLLALLLCCQGPSAQITDNVVERWKEYSEECQRNMSLQPAPTELVCNRTFDKFSCWPDTMPNSTASVPCPWFLPWYQKVKHRHVFKTCGPDGQWVTGPRGQSLRDATQCEQDDEDLKAQEKFAKTYGSFKVMYTVGYSVSLCALLLALALLLGFSKLHCMRNYIHMNLFASFILKGVSVLVIDALLKTHYSDKIDGYNVQVWLSDEAAAGCRAATVFMQYGIVANYCWLLVEGIYLHNLLVVAVFSERSYFTLYLCIGWGAPMLFLIPWVIVKFLYENIQCWSTNNNMGFWWILRFPVFLAILINFFIFIRIIQILVSKLRAHQMRYTDYKFRLARSTLTLIPLLGIHEVVFAFITDEHAQGTLRYVKLFFDLFLSSFQGLLVAILYCFVNKEVQAELLKRWQRWKLGKDLAEEYKHTYSHAPSARNGAGSTCEKHQLVSGCTNGLGRSLGPQAGAQRLERSGRSTAEHLALGGHHHCYEFPETTAESHF, encoded by the exons ATGTGGTCCAGAGGAGGGATGTCCCAGCCACGTCTCCTCACCCTGCTGgcgctgctgctctgctgccag GGCCCCTCTGCCCAGATCACGGATAACGTCGTGGAGAGATGGAAGGAGTACAGCGAGGAGTGCCAGCGCAACATGAGCCTCCAGCCCGCGCCCACGG agctggtCTGTAACCGCACCTTCGACAAGTTCTCCTGCTGGCCCGACACGATGCCCAACAGCACAGCCAGTGTGCCCTGCCCCTGGTTCCTGCCCTGGTACCAGAAAG TGAAGCACAGACACGTCTTCAAGACCTGTGGGCCGGACGGACAGTGGGTGACAGGCCCGCGGGGACAGTCCCTGCGCGATGCCACACAGTGTGAGCAGGATGACGAGGACCTGAAGGCGCAG GAAAAGTTTGCCAAGACCTATGGCAGCTTCAAGGTGATGTACACTGTGGGCtactctgtgtccctgtgtgcgcTGCTGCtcgccctggccctgctgctgggcttcAG CAAGCTGCACTGCATGAGGAACTACATCCACATGAACCTGTTCGCCTCCTTCATCCTGAAGGGCGTCTCCGTGCTGGTCATCGACGCCCTGCTCAAAACCCACTACAGCGACAAGATCGACGGCTACAACGTGCAAGTGTGGCTGAGCGACGAG gcagctgcaggctgcagggcagccacGGTCTTCATGCAGTACGGCATCGTGGCCAACTACTGCTGGCTGCTGGTGGAAGGCATCTACCTGCACAACCTGCTGGTGGTGGCCGTCTTCTCCGAGAGGAGCTACTTCACCCTCTACCTGTGCATCGGCTGGG GGGCACCCATGCTGTTCCTCATTCCCTGGGTCATTGTGAAGTTCCTCTATGAAAACATACA GTGCTGGTCCACAAACAACAACATGGGCTTCTGGTGGATCCTTCGCTTCCCCGTGTTCCTGGCCATCCTG ATCAACTTCTTCATCTTCATCCGCATCATTCAGATCCTTGTTTCCAAGCTCCGTGCACACCAGATGCGCTACACTGACTACAAGTTCAG GCTGGCCAGGTCCACGCTGACGCTCATCCCACTGCTGGGCATCCACGAGGTGGTCTTTGCCTTCATCACGGACGAGCACGCCCAGGGCACGCTGCGCTACGTCAAGCTCTTCTTCGACCTCTTCCTGAGCTCCTTCCAG GGTTTGCTGGTGGCCATTCTCTACTGCTTCGTCAACAAGGAG gtgcaggcagagctgctgaagcGGTGGCAGCGCTGGAAGCTGGGGAAGGACCTGGCTGAGGAGTACAAGCACACCTACAGCCACGCACCCAGTGCCCGCAACGGCGCCGGCAGCACCTGCGAGAAGCACCAGCTGGTGAGCGGCTGCACCAACGGGCTGGGGCGCAGCCTGGGCCCCCAGGCCGGCGCCCAGCGCCTGGAGAGGAGCGGGCGCAGCACCGCAGAGCACCTCGCCCTCGGGGGCCATCACCACTGCTACGAGTTTCCTGAGACCACGGCCGAGAGCCATTTCTGA